One stretch of Ananas comosus cultivar F153 linkage group 6, ASM154086v1, whole genome shotgun sequence DNA includes these proteins:
- the LOC109711928 gene encoding uncharacterized protein LOC109711928 isoform X1: MITTYIEKLRDMEKVTLFLILLVFCSLIISSTSIPPTRIQRTLHEGGERLIEDFKQEERMEEAAVDDVINARMDLESNDYQGSGANDRHTPKPPDTDLRKSRDRNKIEKFNPLGGNLVGHLEGTKQHVL; encoded by the exons ATGATAACAACCTACATTGAGAAACTGAGGGACATGGAGAAGGTCACACTCTTTCTAATTCTACTGGTCTTCTGTTCCCTAATAATCTCATCCACTTCTATTCCTCCAACGA GGATCCAAAGGACTTTGCATGAGGGAGGGGAAAGATTAATTGAGGATTTTAAACAG GAGGAGAGAATGGAAGAAGCCGCGGTGGATGATGTGATCAATGCAAGGATGGATTTGGAGAGCAACGACTACCAGGGATCGGGGGCCAACGACCGTCACACTCCAAAGCCACCGG ATACAGATCTCCGAAAATCCCGTGACCGAAATAAGATCGAAAAGTTTAACCCACTTGGTGGCAATTTGGTGGGTCATCTGGAGGGAACGAAACAGCATGTGCTTTAG
- the LOC109711928 gene encoding uncharacterized protein LOC109711928 isoform X2 — translation MITTYIEKLRDMEKVTLFLILLVFCSLIISSTSIPPTRIQRTLHEGGERLIEDFKQEERMEEAAVDDVINARMDLESNDYQGSGANDRHTPKPPDLRKSRDRNKIEKFNPLGGNLVGHLEGTKQHVL, via the exons ATGATAACAACCTACATTGAGAAACTGAGGGACATGGAGAAGGTCACACTCTTTCTAATTCTACTGGTCTTCTGTTCCCTAATAATCTCATCCACTTCTATTCCTCCAACGA GGATCCAAAGGACTTTGCATGAGGGAGGGGAAAGATTAATTGAGGATTTTAAACAG GAGGAGAGAATGGAAGAAGCCGCGGTGGATGATGTGATCAATGCAAGGATGGATTTGGAGAGCAACGACTACCAGGGATCGGGGGCCAACGACCGTCACACTCCAAAGCCACCGG ATCTCCGAAAATCCCGTGACCGAAATAAGATCGAAAAGTTTAACCCACTTGGTGGCAATTTGGTGGGTCATCTGGAGGGAACGAAACAGCATGTGCTTTAG
- the LOC109711238 gene encoding photosynthetic NDH subunit of subcomplex B 4, chloroplastic isoform X2, with the protein MALPVFKPHAHCPAFQSAKSDLHSLDKLRKVQECRGNISWSQIGGKKGRGSSSWKLNAFPDWPLMAIMIEHVAGQRDYVVHKSVWHLSDAAMKNVYTLYIMFTCWGCCFFGSMKDPFYDGEEYRKDGGDGTVHWVYEKQEDIEEAARAELWREELIEEIEQKVGGLRELEEAGKEEEYVK; encoded by the exons ATGGCTTTGCCAGTATTCAAGCCCCACGCTCACTGCCCTGCCTTCCAATCCGCAAAATCGGATCTCCACTCACTTGACAAA CTCAGAAAAGTTCAAGAATGTCGCGGAAACATTAGTTGGTCTCAG ATTGGAGGgaaaaagggaagagggagCTCTTCATGGAAGTTGAATGCTTTCCCAGATTGGCCTCTCATGGCAATTATGATCGAGCACGTCGCAGGACAACGAGACTACGTCGTCCACAAATCAGTTTGGCATCTCAGCGACGCAGCCATGAAGAATGTTT ACACTTTGTACATTATGTTCACATGCTGGGGATGCTGCTTCTTTGGATCCATGAAA GATCCTTTTTATGATGGAGAGGAGTACAGGAAAGATGGGGGAGATGGAACAGTGCACTGGGTCTACGAGAAG CAAGAAGACATTGAGGAAGCTGCAAGGGCAGAGTTGTGGAGAGAGGAGTTGATTGAAGAGATTGAGCAAAAGGTTGGAGGGTTGAGAGAGTTAGAGGAAGCTGGAAAAGAAGAGGAGTATGTGAAGTGA
- the LOC109712218 gene encoding myb-related protein 2-like isoform X2 → MYGLSVFQGQQHKGSTSHNSYICWRGDDSQLPLRRKCPTITAIRGWFYQPTPSRALNGLNSFTTDSSMRSLGLAEQTVMGVPGLTLYHLKSHLQKYRLAKSRDTNILHDYSEGEIQCKILERSTPDADENKAQNQLDETMLQMQMQVQRKLQEQIERHLQLRIEAQGKYLQNVLRKAQETLSAYSSNSIGTDVVKAELSELASAVGNECLNSPPPQPCLVFNISQQSDCSIDSSLTSSEKPDKATEKSRRIGSSSSSCNGSEELQSRGINYDSGEAVGTKRSRSSICGEATLDEHTTWKRIFHQKECSFEEPEELDLNR, encoded by the exons ATGTATGGATTGAGTGTATTCCAAGGACAGCAACATAAAGGGAGCACTTCCCACAATTCTTATATATGTTGGAGGGGAGATGATAGCCAGCTCCCTTTAAGGAGGAAATGTCCAACCATAACAGCAATCAGGGGTTGGTTCTATCAGCCGACGCCAAGCCGCGCCTTAAATGGACTCAACAGCTTCACGACCGATTCGTCGATGCGGTCGCTCGGCTTGGCGGAGCAGACA GTGATGGGAGTTCCTGGGCTCACTTTGTACCATCTGAAGAGCCATCTTCAG AAATATAGGCTCGCAAAGAGTCGGGATACAAATATTCTTCACGACTATAGTGAAGGTGAGATCCAGTGCAAGATTCTTGAGAGAAGTACCCCTGATGCCGATGAAAATAAAGCACAGAATCAGCTCGATGA GACCATGTTACAGATGCAGATGCAGGTTCAAAGGAAGTTACAGGAACAAATTGAG AGACACCTGCAACTCCGGATAGAAGCACAAGGGAAGTATCTGCAAAATGTGCTAAGGAAAGCACAAGAAACACTTTCTGCATATAGTTCGAATTCTATCGGCACCGACGTTGTAAAGGCCGAGCTCTCTGAACTAGCCTCTGCGGTGGGGAATGAGTGCTTGAACTCTCCTCCCCCGCAACCTTGCTTAGTTTTTAATATATCCCAACAATCTGATTGCTCTATTGATAGCTCCCTGACTTCTTCAGAGAAGCCGGATAAGGCCACCGAGAAGTCACGCAGAATCGGTTCTAGCTCTTCTTCATGTAATGGGAGCGAAGAGCTTCAATCTCGGGGGATCAATTACGACAGCGGGGAAGCAGTTGGAACTaagagaagcagaagcagcatCTGTGGAGAAGCCACTTTGGATGAGCACACAACCTGGAAGAGGATTTTCCATCAGAAAGAGTGCAGTTTTGAGGAGCCAGAAGAACTTGATCTCAACAGGTAA
- the LOC109712218 gene encoding myb family transcription factor PHL8-like isoform X4, with protein MYGLSVFQGQQHKGSTSHNSYICWRGDDSQLPLRRKCPTITAIRGWFYQPTPSRALNGLNSFTTDSSMRSLGLAEQTVMGVPGLTLYHLKSHLQKYRLAKSRDTNILHDYSEGEIQCKILERSTPDADENKAQNQLDETMLQMQMQVQRKLQEQIEVQRHLQLRIEAQGKYLQNVLRKAQETLSAYSSNSIGTDVRSRIRPPRSHAESVLALLHVMGAKSFNLGGSITTAGKQLELREAEAASVEKPLWMSTQPGRGFSIRKSAVLRSQKNLISTGNHQLGEFIV; from the exons ATGTATGGATTGAGTGTATTCCAAGGACAGCAACATAAAGGGAGCACTTCCCACAATTCTTATATATGTTGGAGGGGAGATGATAGCCAGCTCCCTTTAAGGAGGAAATGTCCAACCATAACAGCAATCAGGGGTTGGTTCTATCAGCCGACGCCAAGCCGCGCCTTAAATGGACTCAACAGCTTCACGACCGATTCGTCGATGCGGTCGCTCGGCTTGGCGGAGCAGACA GTGATGGGAGTTCCTGGGCTCACTTTGTACCATCTGAAGAGCCATCTTCAG AAATATAGGCTCGCAAAGAGTCGGGATACAAATATTCTTCACGACTATAGTGAAGGTGAGATCCAGTGCAAGATTCTTGAGAGAAGTACCCCTGATGCCGATGAAAATAAAGCACAGAATCAGCTCGATGA GACCATGTTACAGATGCAGATGCAGGTTCAAAGGAAGTTACAGGAACAAATTGAG GTGCAGAGACACCTGCAACTCCGGATAGAAGCACAAGGGAAGTATCTGCAAAATGTGCTAAGGAAAGCACAAGAAACACTTTCTGCATATAGTTCGAATTCTATCGGCACCGACGTT AGAAGCCGGATAAGGCCACCGAGAAGTCACGCAGAATCGGTTCTAGCTCTTCTTCATGTAATGGGAGCGAAGAGCTTCAATCTCGGGGGATCAATTACGACAGCGGGGAAGCAGTTGGAACTaagagaagcagaagcagcatCTGTGGAGAAGCCACTTTGGATGAGCACACAACCTGGAAGAGGATTTTCCATCAGAAAGAGTGCAGTTTTGAGGAGCCAGAAGAACTTGATCTCAACAGGTAATCATCAACTGGGAGAATTTATTGTCTAA
- the LOC109711933 gene encoding probable mannan synthase 6 — protein sequence MFNFLSNTATTHAAADSYTVKLLLAPVYELFLSPTAALIAEQIIILWRQIRGAVLVPLLRVVVIACTVMSIVVLMEKVFIGLVSLYMKVFRRRPENVYKCDAIVAADAENGAAAFPMVMVQIPMYNEKEVYQLSIGAACKLSWPLDRLIVQVLDDSTDPIIQDLVKNECDEWSKKGINIRYETRKDRAGYKAGNLKEGMKHSYVECCEYVAMFDADFQPEPDFLMKTIPFLVHNPKLALVQSRWKFVNADDCLLTRMQEMSMDYHFKVEQEAGSSMCAFFGYNGTAGVWRTRAIMEAGGWEDRTTAEDMDLAVRASLLGWGFVYVGDIKVKSELPSTLKAYRSQQHRWSCGPALLFKKMLWDILEAKKVSMWKKFYMIYSFFVARRIISAFFTFFFFSILLPVKIFFPEVIIPKWELLYVPTVITLLNSVGTPRSLHLIILWVLFENVMSLHRCKAIFIGLLEAGRANEWIVTEKLGDMLKTKPVIRVTENLRIKERFHLLELGLGVFLLLCAFFDYAFRRDCFYLFILPQSITYFIVGFGFIGIIIPS from the exons aTGTTTAACTTTCTCTCAAACACTGCAACAACGCACGCCGCAGCTGATTCCTACACCGTGAAGCTCCTCCTCGCTCCCGTCTACGAGCTATTCCTATCGCCGACCGCAGCGCTCATCGCCGAGCAAATCATCATCTTATGGAGGCAGATCCGCGGGGCAGTGCTCGTCCCCTTGTTGAGGGTGGTGGTCATCGCGTGCACCGTCATGTCGATCGTTGTACTCATGGAGAAAGTGTTCATCGGATTGGTCAGCCTCTACATGAAGGTCTTTCGCCGGAGGCCGGAGAATGTGTACAAGTGCGACGCCATCGTCGCCGCCGATGCGGAGAACGGGGCCGCGGCGTTTCCTATGGTTATGGTACAAATTCCTATGTACAATGAGAAGGAG GTGTACCAGCTTTCTATAGGAGCTGCATGCAAGCTTTCGTGGCCGTTGGATCGGCTTATTGTGCAAGTGCTTGATGATTCGACTGATCCCATCATACAG GACTTAGTGAAGAACGAATGCGATGAATGGTCGAAAAAGGGAATAAACATAAGGTACGAGACCCGCAAGGATAGAGCCGGATATAAGGCGGGAAATTTGAAGGAAGGGATGAAGCACAGCTATGTCGAATGCTGCGAATACGTCGCGATGTTCGACGCCGACTTTCAGCCGGAACCCGACTTTCTGATGAAAACCATACCTTTTCTTGTTCATAATCCCAAACTCGCTCTCGTTCAGTCCCGATGGAAGTTCG TGAACGCCGACGATTGCTTGCTGACGAGAATGCAAGAGATGTCGATGGATTACCATTTCAAGGTAGAGCAAGAAGCAGGATCGTCGATGTGCGCGTTCTTCGGTTATAATG GGACTGCTGGAGTGTGGAGAACTCGAGCAATCATGGAAGCCGGAGGTTGGGAGGATCGAACTACTGCAGAAGACATGGACTTGGCAGTAAGAGCAAGTCTCTTAGGCTGGGGCTTTGTATACGTCGGCGACATAAAG GTAAAAAGTGAATTGCCGAGCACTTTGAAGGCCTACCGTTCTCAGCAGCATCGTTGGTCTTGCGGGCCCGCACTCTTGTTCAAGAAAATGCTTTGGGATATTCTGGAGGCAAAG AAAGTCTCGATGTGGAAAAAGTTCTATATGATCTACAGCTTTTTCGTAGCACGGAGGATTATATCGgcttttttcacctttttcttcttcagcATACTGCTTCCTGTAAAGATTTTCTTTCCAGAAGTCATAATCCCCAAATGGGAGCTGCTGTATGTTCCGACTGTTATCACGCTGCTCAATTCAGTCGGAACTCCGAG ATCACTGCATTTAATTATCCTGTGGGTCTTATTTGAGAATGTCATGTCGTTGCACCGGTGCAAAGCCATTTTTATTGGACTGCTGGAAGCAGGAAGAGCTAATGAATGGATTGTCACCGAGAAATTGGGTGACATGCTGAAGACGAAACCGGTCATCCGAGTTACTGAGAACTTACGAATTAAGGAGCG GTTTCATCTCCTGGAGCTGGGACTCGGCGTATTTCTTCTGCTGTGTGCGTTCTTTGACTATGCATTTCGACGTGATTGCTTTTACTTATTCATTCTTCCTCAATCCATCACATACTTTATTGTGGGATTTGGTTTCATCGGCATCATAATCCCTAGTTAG
- the LOC109711238 gene encoding photosynthetic NDH subunit of subcomplex B 4, chloroplastic isoform X1 → MALPVFKPHAHCPAFQSAKSDLHSLDKLRKVQECRGNISWSQIGGKKGRGSSSWKLNAFPDWPLMAIMIEHVAGQRDYVVHKSVWHLSDAAMKNVWPFVDTLYIMFTCWGCCFFGSMKDPFYDGEEYRKDGGDGTVHWVYEKQEDIEEAARAELWREELIEEIEQKVGGLRELEEAGKEEEYVK, encoded by the exons ATGGCTTTGCCAGTATTCAAGCCCCACGCTCACTGCCCTGCCTTCCAATCCGCAAAATCGGATCTCCACTCACTTGACAAA CTCAGAAAAGTTCAAGAATGTCGCGGAAACATTAGTTGGTCTCAG ATTGGAGGgaaaaagggaagagggagCTCTTCATGGAAGTTGAATGCTTTCCCAGATTGGCCTCTCATGGCAATTATGATCGAGCACGTCGCAGGACAACGAGACTACGTCGTCCACAAATCAGTTTGGCATCTCAGCGACGCAGCCATGAAGAATGTTT GGCCTTTTGTAGACACTTTGTACATTATGTTCACATGCTGGGGATGCTGCTTCTTTGGATCCATGAAA GATCCTTTTTATGATGGAGAGGAGTACAGGAAAGATGGGGGAGATGGAACAGTGCACTGGGTCTACGAGAAG CAAGAAGACATTGAGGAAGCTGCAAGGGCAGAGTTGTGGAGAGAGGAGTTGATTGAAGAGATTGAGCAAAAGGTTGGAGGGTTGAGAGAGTTAGAGGAAGCTGGAAAAGAAGAGGAGTATGTGAAGTGA
- the LOC109712218 gene encoding myb-related protein 2-like isoform X1, producing the protein MYGLSVFQGQQHKGSTSHNSYICWRGDDSQLPLRRKCPTITAIRGWFYQPTPSRALNGLNSFTTDSSMRSLGLAEQTVMGVPGLTLYHLKSHLQKYRLAKSRDTNILHDYSEGEIQCKILERSTPDADENKAQNQLDETMLQMQMQVQRKLQEQIEVQRHLQLRIEAQGKYLQNVLRKAQETLSAYSSNSIGTDVVKAELSELASAVGNECLNSPPPQPCLVFNISQQSDCSIDSSLTSSEKPDKATEKSRRIGSSSSSCNGSEELQSRGINYDSGEAVGTKRSRSSICGEATLDEHTTWKRIFHQKECSFEEPEELDLNR; encoded by the exons ATGTATGGATTGAGTGTATTCCAAGGACAGCAACATAAAGGGAGCACTTCCCACAATTCTTATATATGTTGGAGGGGAGATGATAGCCAGCTCCCTTTAAGGAGGAAATGTCCAACCATAACAGCAATCAGGGGTTGGTTCTATCAGCCGACGCCAAGCCGCGCCTTAAATGGACTCAACAGCTTCACGACCGATTCGTCGATGCGGTCGCTCGGCTTGGCGGAGCAGACA GTGATGGGAGTTCCTGGGCTCACTTTGTACCATCTGAAGAGCCATCTTCAG AAATATAGGCTCGCAAAGAGTCGGGATACAAATATTCTTCACGACTATAGTGAAGGTGAGATCCAGTGCAAGATTCTTGAGAGAAGTACCCCTGATGCCGATGAAAATAAAGCACAGAATCAGCTCGATGA GACCATGTTACAGATGCAGATGCAGGTTCAAAGGAAGTTACAGGAACAAATTGAG GTGCAGAGACACCTGCAACTCCGGATAGAAGCACAAGGGAAGTATCTGCAAAATGTGCTAAGGAAAGCACAAGAAACACTTTCTGCATATAGTTCGAATTCTATCGGCACCGACGTTGTAAAGGCCGAGCTCTCTGAACTAGCCTCTGCGGTGGGGAATGAGTGCTTGAACTCTCCTCCCCCGCAACCTTGCTTAGTTTTTAATATATCCCAACAATCTGATTGCTCTATTGATAGCTCCCTGACTTCTTCAGAGAAGCCGGATAAGGCCACCGAGAAGTCACGCAGAATCGGTTCTAGCTCTTCTTCATGTAATGGGAGCGAAGAGCTTCAATCTCGGGGGATCAATTACGACAGCGGGGAAGCAGTTGGAACTaagagaagcagaagcagcatCTGTGGAGAAGCCACTTTGGATGAGCACACAACCTGGAAGAGGATTTTCCATCAGAAAGAGTGCAGTTTTGAGGAGCCAGAAGAACTTGATCTCAACAGGTAA
- the LOC109712218 gene encoding myb-related protein 2-like isoform X3: MSNHNSNQGLVLSADAKPRLKWTQQLHDRFVDAVARLGGADKATPKSVMQVMGVPGLTLYHLKSHLQKYRLAKSRDTNILHDYSEGEIQCKILERSTPDADENKAQNQLDETMLQMQMQVQRKLQEQIEVQRHLQLRIEAQGKYLQNVLRKAQETLSAYSSNSIGTDVVKAELSELASAVGNECLNSPPPQPCLVFNISQQSDCSIDSSLTSSEKPDKATEKSRRIGSSSSSCNGSEELQSRGINYDSGEAVGTKRSRSSICGEATLDEHTTWKRIFHQKECSFEEPEELDLNR, from the exons ATGTCCAACCATAACAGCAATCAGGGGTTGGTTCTATCAGCCGACGCCAAGCCGCGCCTTAAATGGACTCAACAGCTTCACGACCGATTCGTCGATGCGGTCGCTCGGCTTGGCGGAGCAGACA AAGCTACGCCTAAATCGGTGATGCAGGTGATGGGAGTTCCTGGGCTCACTTTGTACCATCTGAAGAGCCATCTTCAG AAATATAGGCTCGCAAAGAGTCGGGATACAAATATTCTTCACGACTATAGTGAAGGTGAGATCCAGTGCAAGATTCTTGAGAGAAGTACCCCTGATGCCGATGAAAATAAAGCACAGAATCAGCTCGATGA GACCATGTTACAGATGCAGATGCAGGTTCAAAGGAAGTTACAGGAACAAATTGAG GTGCAGAGACACCTGCAACTCCGGATAGAAGCACAAGGGAAGTATCTGCAAAATGTGCTAAGGAAAGCACAAGAAACACTTTCTGCATATAGTTCGAATTCTATCGGCACCGACGTTGTAAAGGCCGAGCTCTCTGAACTAGCCTCTGCGGTGGGGAATGAGTGCTTGAACTCTCCTCCCCCGCAACCTTGCTTAGTTTTTAATATATCCCAACAATCTGATTGCTCTATTGATAGCTCCCTGACTTCTTCAGAGAAGCCGGATAAGGCCACCGAGAAGTCACGCAGAATCGGTTCTAGCTCTTCTTCATGTAATGGGAGCGAAGAGCTTCAATCTCGGGGGATCAATTACGACAGCGGGGAAGCAGTTGGAACTaagagaagcagaagcagcatCTGTGGAGAAGCCACTTTGGATGAGCACACAACCTGGAAGAGGATTTTCCATCAGAAAGAGTGCAGTTTTGAGGAGCCAGAAGAACTTGATCTCAACAGGTAA